The genome window AAATCGACCTGCCCGCCGCCGACCCCGACCGCGTGGCGCAGGAAATCGAAGACATCATCGGCATTGATGCCGTGGGCGCGGTAACCTGTTCCGCCAAAAGCGGGCTGGGCGTGGAAGACGTGCTGGAAGAAATCGTCGCCAAAATCCCCGCGCCGCAGGGCGATGCCGCCGCGCCGCTGCAAGCCGTGATTATCGACTCGTGGTTTGACAACTATGTGGGCGTGGTGATGCTTATCCGCATCAAAAACGGCAGCCTGAAACTCAAAGACAAAGTGCGCTTTATGTCCACCCGCGCCGAATCGCAGGTGGAACAGCTCGGCGTGTTCACGCCAAAATCGGTGCAAAAACAGGAACTCACCGCAGGCGAAGTCGGCTTTCTGATTACGGGTGTGAAGGAGCTGGGGCAGGCGAAAGTGGGCGACACCGTAACCCTTGCCGCCAACCCCGCCGCCGAGCCGCTGGCAGGCTTTAAAGAAGTGCAAAGCCAAGTGTTCGCCGGGCTGTACCCCGTGGAAAGCCACGACTACGAAGCCCTGCGCGACGCACTGGAAAAACTGCAACTCAATGATGCCTCGCTGAAATTTGAACCCGAAGTGTCGCAGGCACTCGGCTTCGGCTTCCGCTGCGGCTTTCTCGGCTTACTGCATCTGGAAATCGTGCAGGAGCGGCTGGAACGCGAGTTTGACATGGATTTGATTACCACCGCGCCCACCGTGGTGTATGAAGTCGTGCTCAAAAACGGCGAAAAAATAGACGTGGAAAACCCGTCCAAACTGCCCGACATCGGCACCATCGAAACCATTATGGAGCCGATTATCACCGCCACCATCCTCGTGCCGCAGGACTATGTGGGCAACGTGATGACCCTGTGCAACCAAAAACGCGGCGTGCAGCGCAATATGCAGTACCTCGGGCGGCAGGTGATGCTCACCTACGATTTGCCGATGAACGAAGTGGTGATGGATTTCTTCGATAAACTCAAATCCACCTCGCGCGGCTACGCTTCTTTGGACTATGAATTTAAAGAGTTTATGCCGTCCGACCTCGTGAAACTGGACATTATGGTGAACGGCGACAAAGTGGACGCGCTGAGCCTGATTGTGCACCGCCAAACCTCCGTGCAGCGCGGCCGCGAACTGGCAGCGAAAATGCGCGAACTCATCCCGCGCCAAATGTTCGATATTGCCGTGCAGGCTGCCATCGGCGGGCAAATCATCGCCCGCGAAAACGTGAAGGCGCTGCGCAAAAACGTATTGGCCAAATGTTACGGCGGCGATATTACGCGTAAGAAAAAACTGCTGGAAAAACAAAAGGCAGGTAAGAAACGCATGAAACAGGTGGGCAATGTGGAAATTCCGCAGAGCGCGTTTTTGGCGATTTTGGAGATTGGGGAGAAATAAGGTTTTCAGGCTGCCTGAAAAACCATTCGCCAACCCACCCACACCGCAAGGAAACCCACCATAAGCAACAAGCTCACCGCAACAGAAAAAGCGCAAAATATCGGCATCCTAGTCGGCACATGGCTCGCCGTTTTCGGCTTGAATACTTTGGCACGCACGCCCAAGCCCATGTCGCAAATCATGCAGATGGTCGGCATGGTCGTTATTTTTTGGACCATTCTTGCCGCTGTTTTTTCACTGGTGTTTTTTGTCAAAACCCTAATCGGCAAACGCGACCATTCTTGGAAAACCATCCTGCTTCTCACCGTTTTACTGTGGCTTTGGATGGCTGTTTACGGAAACATATAAAACGCAGTTTTCAGGCTGCCTGAAAAGCAAAAATAGCCGCCCAACCCATTTTCAGGCTGCCTAAAACCACCCAATCTAAACCACCCGCAACAAAGGAATCCCCCCAAGTGAACACCAACTTCATTCTCTACGGCGCCATCGCGCTCTTTATCGTCGGCATCATCATGCTGGCAACCAGCAACAAAAACCGCTTGGCAACAGGCGATTGGAGCAACACCCTGCAATGGGGCTATTTGCTGATGATGATAGGCGTATTCGGCATACTCTCCGCAGGCTTGGCGTGGAGTTTCACCGCCGTGCTGCTGCTGTTTACCGCGTTCACAGGCGCGATTTGGTTGTGGCAAAAACTCAGCCATAAAGACAAAATCAAGCCTGATAACAACCATCTGCGCGACTACATGGCGGGCTTTTTCCCCATTATCGCGGTGGTGTTTGTGGTGCGCACGTTTATTGTTGAGCCGTTTCAAATTCCGTCTAGCTCCATGCGTTCGGGGCTGGTGAAAGGCGATTTTATTTTGGTGAACAAGTTTAGCTACGGCATTCGCGTGCCTGTGCTCAACACGGTGGCCGTTCCCACAGGCAGCATCCAGCGCGGCGATGTGGTGGTGTTTAACTATCCCGTTGAGCCACAAAACAATTACATCAAGCGCATTGTGGCGGTGGGCGGCGATACGGTTGAATATAAAGACAAAATTTTAACGGTAAATGGCAAAGCCAGCGTGGATGTGCCACAAGGCGGCTACACTTATCCCGATGATGGCAACAGCAATATCCCGCGCCAAGCCGAGCGTTTTCAGTCCACCTTTGAGGGCAAAACGTTTGATGTGCTGAAAGTGGACGGCGCGCCTTCGGTGGATGCGCCCACATGGAATCATTACCAAGCCATGTTCGCGCAAACGGGCTTTGAAAGCGGCTTGCAGCAAAATTGCGAATACGCGGAAGACGGCAGCGGCTTTAAATGCAAAGTGCCTGCGGGCAAATATTTTGCCATGGGCGACAACCGCGACAACAGCGCAGACAGCCGCTATTGGGGCTTTGTGGACGACAAATTGATTGTGGGCAAAGCGTTTATGATTTGGTTGAACACGGGCGAGATGAGCCGCGTGGGCACCATCATCAAATAAGCCCAAAGGCAGCCTGAAAACGGGATAACGAGTTGGCGCGGTGCCAAACCGTTTTCAGGCTGCCTTAGGCTTTACCATCGGCATATCATTGCCCGCCCACCCATTTTCATGCTGCCTATCCGCCCCCGCGTAGGCAGCCTGGAAATATCGCCATCATGCTAAAATAGCCCGCTTCATAAGGACACTCATCATGCAATCCCAAAACATCATCGTCGGCTTATCGGGCGGGGTGGACAGCTCCGTAACCGCCGCGCTGTTGCACCAACAAGGACACAACGTGCGCGGCATCTTCATGCAAAACTGGGAAGACGACAACAACGACCAATATTGCAGCATCAAGGAAGACTCGCTCGACGCGATGGCGGTCGCCGACATCATCGGCATAGACATAGACATCGTCAATTTCGCGGCGCAATACAAAGACAAAGTGTTCGCCTATTTTCTGCAAGAATACGAAGCGGGCAGAACGCCCAACCCCGATGTGCTGTGCAACGCCGAAATCAAATTCAAATGCTTTTTAGACCACGCCATCGCGCAAGGCGCAGAAGCTATCGCCACAGGGCATTACGCCCGCAAAGAAGTGCGCAATGGCGTGCATTATCTGCTCAAAGGCGCGGACGGCAGCAAAGACCAAAGCTATTTCCTCTACCGCTTGCAACCCTTTCAGCTTGAACGCGCCCTATTCCCGCTGGGCGGTATGCAAAAAACCGAAGTGCGCCGCCTTGCCAGCGATTTCAGGCTGCCTACTGCCGCCAAAAAAGACAGCACAGGCATTTGCTTTATTGGCGAGCGCCCATTTCGCGAATTTCTGCAAAAATACCTACCCACCCACAACGGCAACATGGTAACGCCCGATGGCAAAATAGTTGGCGAACACATCGGCTTAACCTTTTACACCATCGGGCAGCGCAAAGGCTTGGGCATTGGCGGCGCGGGCGAACCGTGGTTTGTGGCGGGCAAAAACCTCGCCCGCAACGAGTTAATCGTGGTGCAAGGGCATGACGACCCCCTGCTCTATTCAGGCAGCCTGAAAATGAACCAACTATCGTGGACGCTGCCCGAAAAACCCGCCGCAGGACGCTACACCTGCAAAACCCGCTACCGCATGGCAGATGCGCCGTGCGAACTGCGCTATTTGGATGACCACACCGCCGAGCTGGTGTTTGACGCGCCGCAATGGGCGGTTACCCCCGGGCAATCCGCCGTGCTATACGATGGCGACATCTGCCTTGGCGGCGGCATTATCACCGAAACCGATAAACCGATTATTGTGCCATAGGCAGCCTGAAAACGAGCGAAGCGCGTTTTGGCAGAGCTAAACATTATTTTCAGGCTGCCTTATCCGCCCAACTTAACCGTATGCAATTTATCCCCATCCCGCTGTTCAAACAGCCGCATCTGCGCCAATACGCCCAACAGCTTTACCAACAAGCCTTTGCCGCCGAAGATCGCTTCCCCTTTTGGAGCTTGCGGCTATTTTCCTTGCGCGCCGCTATTCGCTTTGATGCCATTGCCGATAAGGGCAACCAACCCATTGGCTTTGTTTACCTAATTCGCGGCGAAGGCTTGTTGTTTGTGCTTTATTTTGCGGTTGATGCGCAATGCCGTTCGCAAGGCTATGGTTCGCGCATCATAGTCGCGCTGGAACAGCAATATCCCAGCGATACCATCGTGTTAGACATTCGCGCCCCCGATGCCGCCGCTGCCGATGCGCTGCAACGCCAAAAGCGTTTGGATTTTTATCTGCGCAACGGCTTTCAAATCGCCCCGTATCAATGGGTAGAAGAGGCGGAACGCTATGCCGTTTTGTATAAAGGCAACAGTTTTAATCCACAATCCTTTGCCACATTGTTGGCAAAAACCACCTTTAATCTGGTTCGCCCCACTTTGCAGGCTGCCTAACCCCCTACACAAGGACCCCCAACATGGAAAAAATCTGGCTCAACAGCTACGAAGCAGGCGTAAACGCCGAAATCGACCCCGCGCACTACACCTCGATGATAGACGTAGTGCAGCAAAGCGTTGCCAAGTTCGGCGACCAAACCGCCTTTTACAGTATGGGCAAAGAACTCAGCTACCGCCAAATCGGCGAGCTATCCGACCACTTTGCCTCCTATCTGCAAAACGTGCTCAAACTGCCGCGCAGCGAGCGCGTTGCCGTGATGATGCCCAATTTGCTGCAATACCCCATTGCCGTGTTTGGCATTTTGAAAGCAGGCTTGGTGGTGGTAAACACCAACCCGCTTTACACTCCGCGCGAGCTGGAACACCAGCTTAACGACAGCGGCGCCGGCACCATCATCGTGCTGGAAAACTTTGCCAACACGCTGGAACTCGTGTTGCCGCGTACGCAAATCAAAAACATCATCATCGCCAGCGTGGGCGAAATGTTTGGCGCAATCAAAGGCACGTTGATGAACTTTGTGCTGCGTCACGTCAAAAAAGCCGTGCCCAGCTATCAATTAACAGACACAACCTCGTTTCAGGCTGCCTTAAAGCAAGGCGCGGCGCACCCGTTCACCCCCGTTGCCCTCACCCGCGACGACCTTGCTTTTTTGCAATACACGGGCGGCACCACAGGCGTTGCCAAAGGCGCAATGCTCACACATGGCAACATTTGCGCCAACATGATGCAAGGTGGCGAATGGATAAAAGCCAAGCTGGTGGAAGGCAAAGAAGTGGTGATTGCCGCCCTGCCCCTTTACCACATCTTCGCGCTCACCGTGAACTTGCTGCTGTTTTTCAAGGCGGGTGCAAAAAGCATTCTCATCGCCAACCCGCGCGATTTAGACGGCTTTATCAAAGAATTGAAAAAACACCTCGTAACCGTGTTCATCGGCTTAAATACGCTGTATCGCGGCTTGATGAACAACCCCGAATTTAAAACCGTAGATTTTTCCACATGGAAACTCGCCCTCGGCGGCGGCATGGCAACCCAACAAGCCGTTGCCGAACAATGGTTTAAGCTGGTGCACATCCCCATTGTGGATGCCTACGGCCTAACCGAAGCCAGCCCCGGTGTGTGCGTGAACCCGCTTAACGCCACCGAATACTCGGGCGGCATTGGCTTGCCGCTGCCCAGCACCGAGGTGCAACTGCGCGATGGACACGGCGGCGAAGTGCCCATCGGCGAAGCAGGCGAGCTTTGGATACGCGGCCCGCAAGTGATGCGCGGCTATTGGAACCGCCCCGATGAAACCGCCAAAGCCATAGACCAAAACGGCTGGCTGGAAACGGGCGACATCGCCGTGATGAACGAAGCGGGCTGGCTGAAAATTGTGGACAGAAAAAAAGACCTGATTGTGGTTTCAGGCTTTAACGTTTACCCCAACGAGATTGAAGACATTGTGGTCGCCCATCCCAAAGTGCTGGAAGCCGCTTGCGTGGGCGTGAAAAGCGACAAAACAGGCGAAGCGTTAAAGCTGTTTATCGTAAAAAAAGACAGCAGCCTCACCGCCGACGAACTCATCGCCTACTGCCGCACCCAGCTCACCGGCTACAAAGTCCCCCGCGACATAGAGTTCCGCGACGAACTGCCCAAATCCAACGTGGGCAAAATCTTGCGCCGCGAACTGCGCGACAGCTAAGCGCCAAGGCAGCCTGAAAACGAGATTGCATTTTCAGGCTGCCTTAGTCTTATGTTTACCCCAATGCAAGGGAATGCCGGTTATGCCGTTTTCAGGCTGCCCCATCAGCATAAGCAGGATGTGCGACTCTACCGCGCACCATCTTATTAAACATCGCCAAACGGTACACGGCAAAGCCGCACGCCCCACCCGAACGCTTGCCATCCTGTTTTCAGGCTGCCCCAACCCCACCTCCCAAAAAAAGGCAGCCTGAAAACGCCTAACCCCTTTCAAAGAACATCCACATGAAAACCGTCATCATCGACTACGGCATGGGCAACCTCCACTCCGTGCAAAAATCTGTCCACGCCGCCGCAACGCGCGCAGGCATCGCCACCCAAATCCAACTCACTTCCCGCGCCCAAGACATCTACGCCGCCGACCGCGTCATCTTCCCCGGCCAAGGCGCAATGCCCGATTGCATGACCGCCCTCCACCAAAGCAACCTTGCCGAAGCCATCCGCGATGCGCTGAAAAACAAACCCTTTTTCGGCATCTGCGTGGGCGCGCAGCTCCTGTTTGAACACAGCGAAGAAGGCGACACCCAAGGCTTGGGCTGGTTTTCAGGCTGCGTCAAACGCTTTGATGCCCAGCAAACCGATGCCCACGGCAACCGCCTCAAAGTCCCCCACATGGGCTGGAACAACGTCCACCAAACCCAAGCCCACCCCCTGTTTGCCCATATCCCGCAAGATGAACGTTTTTACTTTGTCCACAGCTATTATTTCGCCCCCACGCAGCCCGAAATCACCCTTGCCACCAGCTCCTACCCGCAAAATTTCGCCTGCATCGCGGGCAAAGACAACGTGTTCGCCACCCAGTTCCACACCGAAAAAAGCCACGAAGCAGGGCTGCAACTGTTGCAAAATTTCCTACACTGGCAACCCTAAACCCACAAAGACTTAACACTCAACTATGTAAATTTGCTAAAATACAAAATAAATTACATAGCTTAACCCAATCATGCAACTTATCCCCGCCATTGACCTCAAAAACGGGCAATGCGTACGCCTCAAACAAGGCTTAATGGAACAAGCCACCGTCTTTTCAGACAGCCCCGCCAAAATGGCGCAACACTGGCTGGAACAAGGCGCGCGCCGTTTGCATTTGGTGGATTTAAACGGCGCATTTGCGGGCGAGCCCAAAAATTTCCCCGCCATCGCCGAAATCCTCGCCGCCGTATCCGCCCATATTCCCGTGCAACTGGGCGGCGGCATCCGCGATTTAGCCACCATTGAAAAATACCTCAATCTGGGTTTGACCGATGTCATCATCGGCACAGCCGCCGTAAAAAATCCCCTATTTGTGCGCGAAGCCTGCCGCGGATTTGCAGGGCACATCATCGTAGGGCTGGATGCCAAAGACGGCATGGTTGCCATTGATGGCTGGGCAACCGTAACCGAACACCGCGTCGCCGATTTGAGCCAGCAATTTGAACACGACGGCGTAAACAGCATTATCTACACCGACATCGGCAGAGACGGCATGATGAGCGGCGTAAACATTGAAGCCACCGTCAATCTTGCCCGCGCGGTCAATATTCCCATCATCGCCTCGGGCGGCTTAACCAATCTGGACGACGTTCGCGCACTCTGCGCGGTGCAACACGAAGGCATCGCAGGCGCGATTACAGGACGTGCCATCTATGAAGGCACCATCCAATTCAACGAAGCTCAACAGCTTGCCGATGCTTTAACGGCAGCCTGAAACTTTGATTCAAACGATTTCTGAATAAATATAAAAAAGGAAACCATCATGTACGGTTCATTTTTGCTGATTGCGTTTATTTTAGGTTTTTGGTGCATTTGGTCTGCCAGCCGCGATGTCAATTCATTGGGCGAAGCATTGGGCTTTACCGTGTTGGCGATGGTCATCAAAGCAACAATGGAATGGAGTGGGATGCCCGATTTGGACGCACAGCTTTTAACCACTTGGGGCATTTTGTATTTGTTTACCGTGGTGGTGTTGGAAGCGATTGACCGCTTTTCCGAAAGCATGGGGATGAACATGGGCATCGCGCTGGTGGGCTCGGCGGGCTGGTTCTTCTTGGCGAAATATTTGTTTAGCGAAGCGGGCATTGCCAAAGTGGCAAGCTGGGTAGGCTAAACGGCAGCCTGAAATCAGAATAATCAAAACACCGTTATCCTTGTTGATTGGGATAACGGTGTTTTTGTTTTTAGTGTTTTCAGGCTGCCTAATGTAAACATGAAAAGGCAGCCTGAAAACATATTCACAACCGTTTTCAGGCTGTCTTAATGCCTTAACTCATCCCTATACCTTCGCCAACTCCGCCCGCATCGCGGCAATCACGCCCGCATAATCATCCGCATCAAAAATCGCCGAGCCGGCCACAAAAGTATCCGCGCCTGCGGCGGCAGCGGCGGCGATGTTGTCCACTTTGATGCCGCCGTCCACTTCTATGCGGATGCGCCGCCCGCTTTGCTGCTCGTAGGCATCCAGCAGGGCGCGGGTTTGGCGCAATTTTTCCAGCGTGTGCGGGATGAATTTTTGCCCGCCGAAACCGGGGTTCACCGACATCAGCAACACCATGTCCAGCTTGTCCAACACGTTTTCCAACACCGCAATCGACGTGGCAGGGTTTAACACCAAGCCCGCCTGTTTGCCCGCGTCTTTAATCAGCGACAGGCTGCGGTCCACATGGCGGCTGGCTTCGGGGTGGAACGTGATGATGTCGGCGCCGGCTTTGATGAACGCGCCAATCATGTCGTCCACGGGTTCAATCATCAGGTGAACATCTATCGGCGCGCTGGTGTGCGGACGCAACGCAGCGCAAATCATCGGCCCGAAGGTGAGGTTGGGCACATAGTGGTTGTCCATCACGTCAAAATGAATCATGTCTGCGCCTGCGGCGATGACATTGCGCACTTCTTCGCCCAAGCGGGCAAAATCGGCGGAAAGAATGCTGGGGGCGATGCGGTATTTCATGGCGTGTCCTTTGTTGGCAAGATTGATGCGGCGATTTTAACACCGCAAGCGGTTTTCAGGCTGCCTCACGCGCTGGAAAAGATAGGTGAGGCAGCCTGAAAACACTATAACCCGCTATAATCGCGCCTTTTCATTTTTCGGAACACGCAACCATGTCTAAAAAACCCAAACACGAATTAGAAAACAACAAGCTGCAAAAACGCCTGCGCCACGCCGTGGGCGATGCGATTAACGATTTCAACATGATTGAAAACGGCGACAAGATTATGGTGTGCCTGTCGGGCGGCAAGGATAGCTACGCGCTGTTGGACATCCTGCGCCAACTGCAAGCATCCGCGCCAATT of Kingella oralis contains these proteins:
- the lepA gene encoding translation elongation factor 4 yields the protein MKNIRNFSIIAHIDHGKSTLADRFIQYCGGLEQREMSTQVLDSMDIEKERGITIKAQTAALHYKAKNGETYLLNLIDTPGHVDFSYEVSRSLSACEGALLVVDASQGVEAQTVANCYTAIDLGVEVVPVLNKIDLPAADPDRVAQEIEDIIGIDAVGAVTCSAKSGLGVEDVLEEIVAKIPAPQGDAAAPLQAVIIDSWFDNYVGVVMLIRIKNGSLKLKDKVRFMSTRAESQVEQLGVFTPKSVQKQELTAGEVGFLITGVKELGQAKVGDTVTLAANPAAEPLAGFKEVQSQVFAGLYPVESHDYEALRDALEKLQLNDASLKFEPEVSQALGFGFRCGFLGLLHLEIVQERLEREFDMDLITTAPTVVYEVVLKNGEKIDVENPSKLPDIGTIETIMEPIITATILVPQDYVGNVMTLCNQKRGVQRNMQYLGRQVMLTYDLPMNEVVMDFFDKLKSTSRGYASLDYEFKEFMPSDLVKLDIMVNGDKVDALSLIVHRQTSVQRGRELAAKMRELIPRQMFDIAVQAAIGGQIIARENVKALRKNVLAKCYGGDITRKKKLLEKQKAGKKRMKQVGNVEIPQSAFLAILEIGEK
- the lepB gene encoding signal peptidase I yields the protein MNTNFILYGAIALFIVGIIMLATSNKNRLATGDWSNTLQWGYLLMMIGVFGILSAGLAWSFTAVLLLFTAFTGAIWLWQKLSHKDKIKPDNNHLRDYMAGFFPIIAVVFVVRTFIVEPFQIPSSSMRSGLVKGDFILVNKFSYGIRVPVLNTVAVPTGSIQRGDVVVFNYPVEPQNNYIKRIVAVGGDTVEYKDKILTVNGKASVDVPQGGYTYPDDGNSNIPRQAERFQSTFEGKTFDVLKVDGAPSVDAPTWNHYQAMFAQTGFESGLQQNCEYAEDGSGFKCKVPAGKYFAMGDNRDNSADSRYWGFVDDKLIVGKAFMIWLNTGEMSRVGTIIK
- the mnmA gene encoding tRNA 2-thiouridine(34) synthase MnmA; translated protein: MQSQNIIVGLSGGVDSSVTAALLHQQGHNVRGIFMQNWEDDNNDQYCSIKEDSLDAMAVADIIGIDIDIVNFAAQYKDKVFAYFLQEYEAGRTPNPDVLCNAEIKFKCFLDHAIAQGAEAIATGHYARKEVRNGVHYLLKGADGSKDQSYFLYRLQPFQLERALFPLGGMQKTEVRRLASDFRLPTAAKKDSTGICFIGERPFREFLQKYLPTHNGNMVTPDGKIVGEHIGLTFYTIGQRKGLGIGGAGEPWFVAGKNLARNELIVVQGHDDPLLYSGSLKMNQLSWTLPEKPAAGRYTCKTRYRMADAPCELRYLDDHTAELVFDAPQWAVTPGQSAVLYDGDICLGGGIITETDKPIIVP
- a CDS encoding GNAT family N-acetyltransferase; protein product: MQFIPIPLFKQPHLRQYAQQLYQQAFAAEDRFPFWSLRLFSLRAAIRFDAIADKGNQPIGFVYLIRGEGLLFVLYFAVDAQCRSQGYGSRIIVALEQQYPSDTIVLDIRAPDAAAADALQRQKRLDFYLRNGFQIAPYQWVEEAERYAVLYKGNSFNPQSFATLLAKTTFNLVRPTLQAA
- a CDS encoding AMP-binding protein, which translates into the protein MEKIWLNSYEAGVNAEIDPAHYTSMIDVVQQSVAKFGDQTAFYSMGKELSYRQIGELSDHFASYLQNVLKLPRSERVAVMMPNLLQYPIAVFGILKAGLVVVNTNPLYTPRELEHQLNDSGAGTIIVLENFANTLELVLPRTQIKNIIIASVGEMFGAIKGTLMNFVLRHVKKAVPSYQLTDTTSFQAALKQGAAHPFTPVALTRDDLAFLQYTGGTTGVAKGAMLTHGNICANMMQGGEWIKAKLVEGKEVVIAALPLYHIFALTVNLLLFFKAGAKSILIANPRDLDGFIKELKKHLVTVFIGLNTLYRGLMNNPEFKTVDFSTWKLALGGGMATQQAVAEQWFKLVHIPIVDAYGLTEASPGVCVNPLNATEYSGGIGLPLPSTEVQLRDGHGGEVPIGEAGELWIRGPQVMRGYWNRPDETAKAIDQNGWLETGDIAVMNEAGWLKIVDRKKDLIVVSGFNVYPNEIEDIVVAHPKVLEAACVGVKSDKTGEALKLFIVKKDSSLTADELIAYCRTQLTGYKVPRDIEFRDELPKSNVGKILRRELRDS
- the hisH gene encoding imidazole glycerol phosphate synthase subunit HisH, with amino-acid sequence MKTVIIDYGMGNLHSVQKSVHAAATRAGIATQIQLTSRAQDIYAADRVIFPGQGAMPDCMTALHQSNLAEAIRDALKNKPFFGICVGAQLLFEHSEEGDTQGLGWFSGCVKRFDAQQTDAHGNRLKVPHMGWNNVHQTQAHPLFAHIPQDERFYFVHSYYFAPTQPEITLATSSYPQNFACIAGKDNVFATQFHTEKSHEAGLQLLQNFLHWQP
- the hisA gene encoding 1-(5-phosphoribosyl)-5-[(5-phosphoribosylamino)methylideneamino]imidazole-4-carboxamide isomerase, coding for MQLIPAIDLKNGQCVRLKQGLMEQATVFSDSPAKMAQHWLEQGARRLHLVDLNGAFAGEPKNFPAIAEILAAVSAHIPVQLGGGIRDLATIEKYLNLGLTDVIIGTAAVKNPLFVREACRGFAGHIIVGLDAKDGMVAIDGWATVTEHRVADLSQQFEHDGVNSIIYTDIGRDGMMSGVNIEATVNLARAVNIPIIASGGLTNLDDVRALCAVQHEGIAGAITGRAIYEGTIQFNEAQQLADALTAA
- the rpe gene encoding ribulose-phosphate 3-epimerase, coding for MKYRIAPSILSADFARLGEEVRNVIAAGADMIHFDVMDNHYVPNLTFGPMICAALRPHTSAPIDVHLMIEPVDDMIGAFIKAGADIITFHPEASRHVDRSLSLIKDAGKQAGLVLNPATSIAVLENVLDKLDMVLLMSVNPGFGGQKFIPHTLEKLRQTRALLDAYEQQSGRRIRIEVDGGIKVDNIAAAAAAGADTFVAGSAIFDADDYAGVIAAMRAELAKV